DNA from Asticcacaulis sp. ZE23SCel15:
ATACGGGCATTGAGATAGTTTGACGCTTCGATCAGTACCGACGGCGTGGTCCCAAGCGCCACCGTCATCAGGCGGTTTTCCACCCGCCCGTCATCATAGACCAGCACCGCCAGCGCCTGATCTGGCCCCAGCAGGATAAACTCGACATGCTTTACCCCGGCCTCAAAACTGGGGGTCATGACCACGCCGGCCCCGCCCGCCAAGCCTGACAACATGGAGGAGGCTTCGCGCAGGGCCACATCAAAGCTGCGGCCTTTGGAGGTCAGGCGGGCTTCGATATCGCGCTTGGCGTCTTCGCTCAGGTCGCCGATCTCAAGCAGTCCGTCGACAAACAGGCGCAAACCATGATGGGTCGGCAGCCGCCCCGATGAGGTGTGCGGGGCGGACAAAAGCCCCAGATGGGCCAGATCCTGCATGGTGTTGCGAATAGAGGCGGGCGACAGGGACACGCCACTACGCGATAAGGTCCGCGATCCGACCGGCTCACCAGTTTCCAGATAGGTCTCAACCACCTGCCGGAAAATGTCGCGAGCGCGCGCATCCAACTCGGTCAGGGAGGCGCCGGACGATAATATAGTAGATGCGCTTAAGGGGGATCTGATCATTGCCTTTAAGGATAGGGTTCTTATGAGCCTATGGGAAGATATTTTTGTGTCTTCAAAATGCCATCAATGGGGTAAAATCTCGCTCACATACATTAAGGAGGTGGGTGATGGGTAAGGGGTTAATCCGGGCATCGGTCATGGCGGTGGCGACACTTGCAGCCGCCTCAGCGGTGGCGCTGACGGCGCCAAAGCCGGACTCAGGAAAAACGCAGGTCTATGGCCCGTTGCGTGAAAGTGATGAGGTCATCAAGCCTTTGCCCCCTGAATATGAAACTGAAGCGGCACCTGACAACAAAGGGGTTGAGCCGTTGCGGGCCGATATCATCCGCACCGACAAATGGAAAAAGCGCGGCATCACTAAAGACAGCAGCGAAAATATCTTCCTGAAGGACAATGACACCTATATCTGCGCCAATCAGGACTGCTCGGTGGCGCGCAAACTGCCCGAACGTCGGGATTAGCTGTTCTGCGCCTTAGGTAGCGCCTTAGGTAGCGCCTTGGGTAGTGCGTTGGGTTGTGATTTGCAGGCAGACCTGATACGGCAGGGGCCATTGTTTTCGGGGTCTTAAGTCCATGTCGCAGTTCGAAGCTTTAAACGCGCTCAAAACCATCCGTCCGTCGGGCCGCAAGCCGGATCAGTTGCGTAGCATTACGATTGAGACCGGCGTGACGCGCTATGCCGAAGGTTCATGCATGGTCTCGTTCGGGCATACCAAGGTTCTGGTGACCGCCAGTGTCGAACAGGGCGTGCCGCCCTTCCTCAAAGGTAAAGGTCAAGGCTGGGTCACGGCCGAATACGGCATGTTGCCGCGCTCAACCCACACCCGTTCGCGCCGGGAAGCCGCTGCCGGTAAGCAGTCCGGGCGAACACAGGAAATTCAGCGCCTGATTGGGCGGTCTATGCGCGCGGTCGTTGACCTGAAAGCCTTGGGTGAACGTCAGATCACCATCGATTGCGATGTCATTCAGGCCGATGGCGGCACCCGCACCGCGGCGATCACCGGGGCATGGGTCGCTTTGTCGATGGCTTGTAATTATCTATTGACCGAAAAAGTGATCTCAAAGAACCCGATTCTGGATCAGATCGCCGCCATTTCATGCGGGATTTTTGCCAGCACGCCGGTGCTTGATCTCGATTACGAAGAAGACTCGAACGCCGAAACTGACGCCAATTTCGTGATCACCGGCTCCGGTGACGCCGTGGAAATTCAGGCGACCGGCGAAAAGCGCGGCTTCTCTCGCGATGAATTCAATGCCCTGTTCGATCTGGCCCATGCCGGGGCTATAGAGCTGTTTGCCTTGCAAAACAAAGCGCTGGGCAAGTAACTATTCGGGCGTGGTCTCGGTCCACTCCAGCAGGTCATGGGGTTGGCACTTCAACGCCCGACAAAGCGCATCAAGGGTACGCAGCCGAACCGCCACCGCCGCCTGATCACGCAGGACTTCGAGGTTGCGCACGCTAATGCCAGTGCGGTCGGACAATTCAACGATCGACAACCGCCGCTGGGCCAGAAGTTCGGTAAGACGTATACGGATCATATCGTGAGGTCAGCTTCCTGCCGCAGACGCGCGCCTTCTTTAAAGACCTCAGCCAGCACAAATACCACCAGAACCGAAAACCATGTCGTGACGGCCCGCACACCATAGACCGGCTCAAGATGCAGGCCGTAGGCGCGCTCGACCAGAAACCGCGCTGCATATCCAAAGACCTCAAGGCCGCCCAGACCAAACCCGATCCAGCGTAAGCGGCGGGTATTGTCGGGGTGAAAGACATCGCCTTCGGCAAGCGTACGAAACACCTGCCGCGTCCAGTGCATGATGATCATATATCCGCCCAGCGATATCCCAAAGGCCAGCAACAATACCGCTTGCGATCCGGCGTCCAGCGGCACGGACACGTTCAGCCGGGTGACCACTTCGGTGGCCAGTGTGGGGACGGACAAAAGGCTCAAAGTCGCCAGCACAAGCCCGATAATCAGCCCGAACAGGCCAAAATAGACGACATCCAGCGCCGTCTTCAGCAAGCTGGAAATCGATCTGGGCCCTAAAAACCGCATGGAAATTGCCTTAAACCTCAAGACTTAAGTGTCAGATGGTGCGCCACGATAATCATTTTTAACAAGGGCCGCCACCTAATGTTTTGTAATGTGCGCGATGTCACATTTGGGGCTTTTCATTTTGCGGCGCATCGTTACAAAGAAACAAACGTCCACAATCAGAGCCTTACATGAGCCTTAAACTGATCTCCGGTGAACAACTGATCGCGGCCACCCATAATCCGGGCAAGGCGAAGGAGATATCGTCTCTGCTGGGCGGACGGTTTGCGGTCATCAGCGCCAAAGACGCGAACGTGCCGGAGCCGGACGAAACGGAAAACTCTTTTATCGGCAATGCTATCCTGAAGGCCCGCCATGCGGCCATGACAGCGGGAATTGTGGCCTTGGCCGATGATTCTGGCCTCAGCATTACGGCTTTAAAAGGCGATCCGGGTATCTATAGTGCCAGGTGGGCCGGGCCGGATAAGGATTTTGAACGGGCGATGGAGATTATCGACCATAAGCTGCTGCAAGCGCAGATCCATGACAGCGAAGTGTTTACTACTCATGCCTGGTTTACCTGTGCGCTGGCCGTGGCCTGGCCCGAAGGTCATGCGGTGGTGTTTGAAGGCCGCATCGACGGTGATATCGTTAGCCCCCGCGGTGACGGCGGCTTTGGTTATGATCCTATCTTTCAGCCCAGAGGCTATGACCTGACCTTTGCTGAAATGCCAGAAGCTCAAAAAGACGGCATCAGCCACCGCCATCTGGCGTTTGAGCAGTTAAAAGCCGCGCTGTTTGACTAATACAGTCGCCCTTTATGTGCACTGGCCCTATTGTTCGCGCATCTGCCCCTATTGCGATTTCAATGTCACGCGCGATCGCGGGCAAACAGCGCGTCAGACGGCCCTGTTTGAAGCCATTCTCACCGATCTGAAAACCCATGCGGATATATTGGGGCCGCGCCGTCTGGTCAGTATTTTCTTTGGTGGCGGCACCCCGTCCCTGATGAAGACCGAATGGGTGGCCGAAATTGTGGCGACGGCGCGGGCCTTGTTCCCGCCGGATGGGGATATCGAGGTGTCGCTTGAAGCCAACCCGACCGACGCGGAAATTGCCCGCTACGAAGCCTTTCGGGGTGCTGGGGTCAACCGGCTGTCGCT
Protein-coding regions in this window:
- the hrcA gene encoding heat-inducible transcriptional repressor HrcA; the protein is MIRSPLSASTILSSGASLTELDARARDIFRQVVETYLETGEPVGSRTLSRSGVSLSPASIRNTMQDLAHLGLLSAPHTSSGRLPTHHGLRLFVDGLLEIGDLSEDAKRDIEARLTSKGRSFDVALREASSMLSGLAGGAGVVMTPSFEAGVKHVEFILLGPDQALAVLVYDDGRVENRLMTVALGTTPSVLIEASNYLNARIRGRTLGEAKRELAAELAEERQKLDEAASVLIDQGLAAWSGEEGNKRALIVRGRANLLEASSLDDLERVRSLFEDLEQKEELIELLDDVKDAQGVRIFIGSESKLFSLSGSAVIAAPYMAGQSQKVVGAIGVIGPARLNYARIIPLVDYTAKILGRLLD
- the rph gene encoding ribonuclease PH; translated protein: MRPSGRKPDQLRSITIETGVTRYAEGSCMVSFGHTKVLVTASVEQGVPPFLKGKGQGWVTAEYGMLPRSTHTRSRREAAAGKQSGRTQEIQRLIGRSMRAVVDLKALGERQITIDCDVIQADGGTRTAAITGAWVALSMACNYLLTEKVISKNPILDQIAAISCGIFASTPVLDLDYEEDSNAETDANFVITGSGDAVEIQATGEKRGFSRDEFNALFDLAHAGAIELFALQNKALGK
- a CDS encoding helix-turn-helix transcriptional regulator, which produces MIRIRLTELLAQRRLSIVELSDRTGISVRNLEVLRDQAAVAVRLRTLDALCRALKCQPHDLLEWTETTPE
- a CDS encoding DUF2975 domain-containing protein, giving the protein MRFLGPRSISSLLKTALDVVYFGLFGLIIGLVLATLSLLSVPTLATEVVTRLNVSVPLDAGSQAVLLLAFGISLGGYMIIMHWTRQVFRTLAEGDVFHPDNTRRLRWIGFGLGGLEVFGYAARFLVERAYGLHLEPVYGVRAVTTWFSVLVVFVLAEVFKEGARLRQEADLTI
- the rdgB gene encoding RdgB/HAM1 family non-canonical purine NTP pyrophosphatase, which gives rise to MSLKLISGEQLIAATHNPGKAKEISSLLGGRFAVISAKDANVPEPDETENSFIGNAILKARHAAMTAGIVALADDSGLSITALKGDPGIYSARWAGPDKDFERAMEIIDHKLLQAQIHDSEVFTTHAWFTCALAVAWPEGHAVVFEGRIDGDIVSPRGDGGFGYDPIFQPRGYDLTFAEMPEAQKDGISHRHLAFEQLKAALFD